Proteins encoded within one genomic window of Bacteroides sedimenti:
- a CDS encoding head GIN domain-containing protein — protein MKRKTKQFMLLAITAALMAVSTSCLQVKRIKASDNFITKEVKTEGFNAIELQGGENLIFQQSSDSTTSIKVYGADNIVELMNIRVENGVLKVSKKDNVIIFGSKSEVKVTVIAPKLNSLVVQGSGDAILNTPLHSDKLNISIQGSGNVKGDSIICNELTSTIQGSGDIDLKRIVGEKVKAVIQGSGNILFTGEAKTATLESMGSGDINAAGLKVENVNASTLGSGDIVCHATSFLKGSILGSGDITYKGNPKVDFAQGKKEQK, from the coding sequence ATGAAAAGAAAAACAAAACAATTCATGTTACTGGCAATAACAGCTGCTTTAATGGCTGTTAGCACGAGTTGCCTTCAGGTAAAACGTATCAAGGCCAGTGACAATTTCATAACTAAAGAGGTAAAGACCGAAGGATTCAATGCCATCGAACTGCAAGGAGGAGAAAATTTGATTTTTCAGCAAAGCTCTGACAGTACTACCAGTATTAAAGTCTATGGAGCCGATAATATCGTCGAATTAATGAACATCAGGGTAGAAAACGGAGTTTTAAAAGTAAGCAAAAAAGACAATGTTATCATATTTGGATCTAAAAGCGAAGTCAAAGTAACGGTAATTGCTCCAAAGCTCAACAGTTTAGTTGTTCAGGGTTCCGGCGATGCAATACTAAATACCCCTCTACACTCAGATAAACTGAATATATCCATCCAGGGATCTGGAAACGTAAAAGGAGATAGCATTATTTGCAATGAACTCACTTCTACTATCCAGGGATCAGGTGATATTGACTTGAAAAGAATCGTGGGAGAAAAAGTTAAAGCAGTTATACAAGGCTCTGGAAATATCTTATTCACAGGTGAAGCCAAAACCGCCACACTAGAATCAATGGGATCTGGTGACATCAATGCTGCCGGGCTTAAGGTTGAGAATGTCAATGCCAGCACATTAGGCTCAGGTGACATCGTTTGTCATGCTACTTCGTTCCTAAAAGGAAGTATCCTAGGATCTGGAGACATTACTTATAAAGGAAATCCTAAAGTAGATTTTGCACAAGGAAAGAAAGAACAGAAATAA
- a CDS encoding cupin domain-containing protein codes for MKIESSAFQFEKEMIWEEAGQGVKRQIMGYNNDLMMVKVAFEKGSIGSVHTHPHTQATYVASGVFEFTNDGETSIVKAGDGVYIKPNASHGCVCLEAGTLIDTFNPMREDFINK; via the coding sequence ATGAAAATAGAAAGTTCAGCTTTTCAATTTGAAAAAGAAATGATTTGGGAAGAAGCTGGTCAGGGTGTCAAACGCCAGATCATGGGATATAACAACGATCTGATGATGGTCAAAGTAGCGTTCGAGAAAGGATCTATCGGATCCGTTCATACTCACCCACATACACAGGCAACTTATGTTGCAAGCGGAGTTTTTGAATTTACTAACGACGGTGAAACTAGTATCGTCAAAGCTGGAGACGGGGTTTACATCAAGCCCAATGCATCTCATGGATGTGTATGCCTGGAAGCAGGCACATTGATTGATACCTTCAACCCGATGAGAGAAGATTTTATTAACAAGTAA
- the argB gene encoding acetylglutamate kinase, which translates to MKEKLVIIKVGGKVVEEEATLAQLLNDFAAIEGKKVLIHGGGRSATKIASLLGIESKMVNGRRITDAETLKVVTMVYGGLVNKNIVAGLQARGVNALGLTGADMNVIRSVKRPVKDVDYGFVGDVEQVDATILADLIQKGVVPVMAPLTHDGNGNMLNTNADTIAGETAKALAAIFDVTLVYCFEKKGVLRDENDDDSVIPQITRAEFEAYVAQGVIQGGMIPKLENSFSAINAGVSQVVITLSSAINKNEGTRIIK; encoded by the coding sequence ATGAAAGAGAAATTAGTTATAATTAAGGTAGGTGGTAAGGTGGTGGAAGAAGAAGCTACTCTGGCTCAGCTTCTGAACGACTTTGCCGCTATCGAAGGGAAAAAAGTATTGATTCACGGCGGAGGGCGATCGGCAACAAAGATCGCCTCCCTGCTGGGAATTGAAAGTAAGATGGTCAATGGCCGTCGCATTACCGATGCTGAAACCCTGAAAGTGGTAACCATGGTATATGGCGGATTGGTGAACAAGAATATTGTAGCCGGACTGCAGGCCAGAGGGGTGAATGCTCTGGGCCTGACCGGTGCCGATATGAATGTAATCCGTTCGGTGAAACGCCCGGTGAAGGATGTTGATTATGGTTTTGTAGGAGATGTGGAGCAGGTGGATGCAACGATACTTGCCGACCTGATTCAGAAAGGAGTGGTTCCTGTAATGGCTCCTCTTACCCATGATGGTAATGGTAATATGCTTAATACCAATGCCGATACCATTGCCGGAGAAACAGCCAAAGCATTGGCTGCTATTTTTGATGTGACATTAGTCTACTGTTTTGAGAAGAAGGGAGTTCTTCGGGATGAAAATGATGACGACAGTGTGATTCCTCAGATTACACGTGCCGAATTCGAGGCTTATGTAGCCCAGGGAGTGATTCAGGGAGGTATGATTCCTAAACTGGAGAACTCTTTTTCTGCAATTAATGCCGGAGTTTCACAGGTTGTAATTACCTTATCTTCAGCAATTAACAAGAATGAAGGTACTCGTATCATAAAATAA
- a CDS encoding CvpA family protein, which yields MKTIDLLILLVIGVGAFKGYLQGGVKLFVSTVGLVIGLYAAKLLYMPLSEKLCPSVSSSMTFNQVLAFAIIWVAVPLIATLTGNFFTKTLEAMHINWLNKWAGIALGGVKYLLILSLFINVIQFIDGRNRLISKENKQDAILYYPVQKVAGVIFPMVRDVSNKYIH from the coding sequence ATGAAGACTATTGACTTGTTGATTTTGCTGGTAATTGGTGTTGGAGCATTCAAAGGGTACCTCCAAGGTGGGGTAAAACTATTTGTTTCAACGGTAGGGCTGGTTATTGGTTTATATGCAGCCAAGTTGCTGTATATGCCACTGTCTGAAAAGCTTTGTCCGTCTGTTTCAAGCTCAATGACATTTAATCAGGTGCTTGCCTTTGCTATAATATGGGTTGCTGTGCCGTTAATTGCCACACTGACAGGTAATTTTTTTACTAAAACGCTTGAAGCTATGCATATAAACTGGTTGAACAAATGGGCTGGAATTGCTTTAGGAGGGGTTAAATACCTGCTCATCCTAAGTTTGTTTATCAATGTGATACAGTTTATTGATGGTAGAAATCGGCTTATATCGAAAGAGAATAAACAAGACGCTATATTATATTACCCTGTACAGAAGGTGGCAGGAGTCATCTTCCCAATGGTAAGAGATGTTTCGAATAAATATATTCATTAA
- the speA gene encoding biosynthetic arginine decarboxylase, producing the protein MRKWRIEDSEELYNITGWGTSYFGINDKGRVVVTPRKDGVAVDLKDLVDELQLRDVSAPMLLRFPDILDNRIEKTAKCFQIAAEEYGYKGQNFIIYPIKVNQMRPVVEEIISHGKKFNLGLEAGSKPELHAVIAINTDSDSLIICNGYKDESYIELALLAQKMGKRIFLVVEKLNELKLIAKLAKRLNVMPNIGIRIKLASSGSGKWEDSGGDASKFGLTSSELLEALDFLEKKDMKDCLKLIHFHIGSQVTKIRRIKTALREASQFYVQLHCMGYKVEFVDIGGGLGVDYDGTRSSNSESSVNYSIQEYVNDSISTLVDAADKRDIPHPNIITESGRSLTAHHSVLVFEVLETASLPEWDDEEVVNEDDHELLKELYSIWDTLNQNKMLEAWHDAQQIREEALDLFSHGIVDLKTRAQIERLFWSITREINQIASGIKHAPDEFRQLSKLLADKYFCNFSLFQSLPDSWAIDQIFPIMPIQRLDEKPDRSATLQDVTCDSDGKIDNFISTRNVSHYLPVHSLKGKEPYYMGVFLVGAYQEILGDLHNLFGDTNAVHITVNDKGYSIDQIIDGETVAEVLDYVQYNPKKLVRTLETWVTSSVKNGRITVEEGKEFLSNYRSGLYGYTYLE; encoded by the coding sequence ATGAGAAAATGGCGTATTGAAGATTCAGAGGAACTCTACAACATTACAGGTTGGGGAACCTCGTACTTTGGTATCAATGACAAAGGTCGTGTAGTTGTAACCCCACGTAAAGATGGAGTGGCTGTCGACTTAAAAGACTTGGTTGATGAATTGCAGCTGAGAGATGTTTCAGCTCCTATGTTGTTGCGCTTTCCGGATATTCTTGATAACCGGATTGAAAAAACAGCAAAATGCTTTCAGATAGCAGCCGAGGAGTATGGTTATAAAGGCCAGAACTTTATAATTTATCCTATCAAGGTGAATCAGATGCGTCCGGTAGTGGAGGAGATTATCAGTCATGGAAAGAAATTCAACCTGGGACTGGAAGCTGGTTCTAAACCTGAACTGCATGCGGTAATTGCCATCAATACAGATTCTGATTCTTTAATCATTTGCAACGGATATAAAGACGAAAGCTATATAGAGCTGGCGCTTCTGGCTCAGAAGATGGGAAAACGTATTTTCCTGGTTGTAGAAAAACTGAATGAACTGAAGCTTATTGCAAAATTGGCCAAAAGACTTAATGTAATGCCCAATATAGGCATTCGTATTAAATTGGCATCTTCAGGAAGTGGTAAATGGGAAGATTCTGGTGGAGATGCCAGTAAATTTGGTCTGACCTCCAGTGAGTTGCTTGAAGCACTCGACTTCCTCGAAAAGAAAGATATGAAAGATTGCCTGAAGCTGATCCATTTCCATATTGGAAGTCAGGTAACTAAGATTCGCCGAATCAAGACAGCTTTGCGTGAAGCTTCACAGTTCTACGTGCAACTGCATTGTATGGGCTATAAAGTGGAATTTGTTGATATTGGTGGCGGGCTCGGTGTGGATTATGATGGAACCCGTTCCTCAAACAGTGAAAGCAGTGTGAATTATTCTATTCAGGAGTATGTAAACGACTCGATTTCTACTTTGGTAGATGCTGCTGATAAGAGAGACATTCCGCATCCCAATATCATTACCGAATCCGGACGCTCACTGACAGCACATCACTCTGTGCTTGTATTTGAAGTACTTGAAACAGCTTCTCTTCCTGAATGGGATGATGAAGAGGTGGTGAATGAAGATGATCATGAACTGCTAAAAGAATTGTACTCCATCTGGGATACGTTGAATCAGAATAAGATGCTGGAAGCATGGCACGATGCACAGCAGATTCGTGAGGAGGCACTCGATTTGTTCAGTCACGGAATTGTAGATTTGAAAACACGTGCTCAAATTGAACGCCTTTTCTGGTCGATAACCCGTGAGATTAATCAGATTGCTTCCGGAATAAAACATGCCCCGGATGAATTCCGTCAGCTGTCCAAACTGCTGGCGGATAAATATTTCTGTAACTTCTCGCTGTTTCAGTCATTGCCTGATTCGTGGGCGATTGATCAGATCTTCCCAATTATGCCTATTCAAAGGCTTGATGAGAAACCGGACCGCTCAGCTACGCTGCAGGATGTTACCTGTGATTCAGACGGGAAGATAGATAACTTTATCTCTACCCGCAATGTTTCACATTATCTGCCTGTGCATAGCCTGAAAGGTAAAGAACCCTACTACATGGGCGTATTCCTGGTTGGAGCTTATCAGGAAATTCTGGGAGACCTGCATAATCTCTTTGGCGACACCAATGCGGTTCACATTACAGTGAACGACAAAGGATACAGCATTGATCAGATTATTGATGGTGAAACTGTGGCAGAAGTATTGGATTATGTTCAGTATAATCCGAAGAAACTGGTGCGTACCCTGGAAACATGGGTGACATCTTCCGTGAAGAACGGACGCATTACGGTGGAAGAAGGAAAAGAATTCCTTTCCAACTACCGTTCCGGTCTTTATGGATATACTTATCTGGAATAA
- the rimP gene encoding ribosome assembly cofactor RimP yields the protein MIDKRTVSQIVEEWLQGKEYFLVDINVSPDDKILVEIDHSEGVWIEDCVELSRFIESKLNREEEDYELEVGSAGIGQPFKVLQQYYIHLGCDVEVLAKNGIKYTGVLKEADEEKFAITIQKKVKEEGAKRPQIVDEDIYFTYDQIKYTKYLISFK from the coding sequence ATGATAGATAAAAGAACTGTAAGCCAGATTGTTGAAGAATGGCTTCAAGGAAAAGAGTATTTCTTGGTAGACATTAATGTGTCTCCGGATGATAAGATTCTTGTGGAAATTGATCATTCCGAGGGAGTATGGATAGAAGATTGTGTGGAACTCAGCCGGTTTATCGAATCTAAGCTGAACCGTGAAGAAGAGGATTACGAATTGGAAGTTGGCTCCGCAGGTATCGGACAGCCATTTAAGGTTTTGCAGCAATATTATATTCACCTTGGTTGTGATGTAGAAGTACTTGCGAAAAACGGAATCAAATATACTGGAGTTCTGAAAGAAGCGGACGAAGAAAAGTTTGCTATTACTATTCAGAAGAAAGTCAAGGAAGAGGGAGCAAAACGCCCTCAAATAGTGGATGAAGATATCTACTTTACTTACGATCAAATAAAATACACTAAATACTTAATTAGTTTTAAATAA
- the nusA gene encoding transcription termination factor NusA: protein MAKKEETISLIDTFSEFKDLKNIDRTTMVSVLEESFRSVIAKMFGTDENYDVIVNPDKGDFEIWRNREVVEDENLTNPNMQIPLSEAQKIDASYEVGEEVTDEVIFSNFGRRAILNLRQTLASKILELEKDSIYAKYIDRVGSIINAEVYQIWKKEILLLDDEGNELLLPKTEQIPSDFYRKGETARAVVARVDNKNNNPKIILSRTSPIFLQRLFEMEVPEINDGLITIRKIARIPGERAKIAVESYDERIDPVGACVGVKGSRIHGIVRELRNENIDVINYTSNISLFIQRALSPAKISSIRLNEEEKKAEVFLKPEEVSLAIGKGGMNIKLASMLTEYTIDVFRELDENAEDEDIYLDEFKDEIDEWVINAIKAIGIDTAKAVLNAPREMLIEKTDLEEETVDEVLRILKAEFED from the coding sequence ATGGCCAAGAAAGAGGAAACAATCAGTTTGATTGATACATTTTCGGAATTTAAAGATCTGAAGAATATTGACAGAACCACTATGGTTAGCGTACTTGAAGAGTCTTTCCGCAGTGTGATCGCGAAAATGTTTGGCACGGATGAAAATTACGATGTGATTGTGAATCCGGATAAAGGAGATTTTGAAATATGGCGTAACCGTGAGGTGGTTGAAGATGAAAATCTGACTAATCCGAATATGCAAATTCCATTAAGCGAAGCGCAGAAGATAGATGCCTCCTATGAAGTAGGCGAAGAGGTTACAGACGAAGTGATTTTCTCTAATTTTGGTCGTCGGGCAATTCTTAACCTTCGTCAGACACTTGCTTCTAAAATTCTGGAACTGGAAAAAGACAGTATTTATGCTAAATATATTGATCGGGTAGGATCTATAATCAATGCAGAAGTTTACCAGATCTGGAAAAAAGAGATCTTACTGCTTGATGATGAAGGTAATGAGTTGTTGTTGCCTAAGACAGAGCAGATTCCAAGTGACTTCTATCGGAAAGGGGAAACTGCACGTGCAGTTGTCGCTCGCGTTGATAATAAGAACAATAACCCAAAGATTATCCTTTCACGAACTTCTCCTATTTTCCTTCAAAGATTATTTGAGATGGAAGTTCCTGAAATTAACGACGGACTGATCACGATAAGAAAGATAGCACGTATCCCGGGCGAACGCGCAAAAATAGCCGTTGAATCTTATGATGAGAGAATTGATCCGGTAGGTGCTTGTGTTGGGGTAAAAGGAAGCCGTATTCACGGAATTGTTCGTGAGCTTCGTAATGAGAATATTGATGTGATTAACTATACATCGAATATCTCTTTATTTATTCAGCGCGCTTTGAGTCCTGCAAAAATATCTTCAATTCGTCTGAATGAAGAGGAAAAGAAGGCGGAAGTCTTCCTGAAACCGGAAGAAGTGTCGCTTGCTATAGGTAAAGGCGGTATGAATATCAAACTGGCCAGTATGTTAACAGAATACACCATTGACGTATTCCGCGAATTGGATGAAAATGCAGAGGATGAAGATATCTATCTAGACGAGTTTAAAGATGAGATAGATGAGTGGGTGATCAATGCAATTAAAGCTATTGGTATTGATACAGCTAAAGCTGTTTTGAATGCACCACGCGAAATGCTGATTGAAAAAACCGATTTGGAAGAGGAAACGGTGGATGAGGTATTACGCATTTTGAAAGCGGAGTTTGAAGACTGA
- a CDS encoding shikimate kinase, translating to MIRIFLLGYMGSGKTTLGKAFAREVGLSFIDLDWYIEERYHKTVREIFIERGENGFREVERQMLLEVAEFENVVISTGGGAPCFFDNMEVMNQKGDTVFLNVSPGVLFHRLKVATHNRPILQGKTNEELKSFIVEALEKRKPFYTQAKYIFNADQLENIYQIKSSVIALKNLLKL from the coding sequence ATGATTCGGATTTTCTTGCTTGGGTATATGGGGTCGGGAAAGACAACACTCGGAAAGGCTTTTGCCAGAGAGGTCGGGTTGTCTTTTATCGATTTGGACTGGTATATTGAAGAAAGATACCACAAAACCGTGAGGGAAATCTTTATTGAAAGAGGAGAAAATGGATTTCGTGAGGTGGAAAGGCAAATGCTGCTAGAGGTTGCCGAATTTGAGAATGTGGTGATTTCCACCGGAGGTGGCGCTCCCTGTTTCTTCGATAATATGGAGGTGATGAACCAGAAAGGAGATACAGTTTTCCTGAATGTCAGTCCCGGAGTGCTGTTTCACCGCCTGAAAGTAGCTACGCACAACCGCCCCATTCTGCAGGGAAAAACGAATGAAGAGCTGAAGTCCTTTATTGTTGAGGCTCTTGAGAAAAGAAAACCGTTCTATACTCAAGCCAAATATATTTTTAATGCCGACCAGCTGGAGAATATATACCAGATTAAGTCTTCTGTTATTGCATTAAAGAATCTGCTGAAATTATAG
- a CDS encoding DUF4252 domain-containing protein, with protein MKRVLLIICIVLLAGKVSAQDFASRFLEKHLPDTNLTCVTISPKMMEKVMNLEVDGEQDMMEMISKLKSMRMVTTEVNGQKYYNEALKVLEKNSGRFEPYLSFEDKSENYQIMIRKKKNAIIELVMLMREADNFTVINFTGNMSQDFIARLAKSMEPKNS; from the coding sequence ATGAAGCGCGTTCTTTTAATAATCTGCATTGTGTTGCTTGCCGGCAAGGTTTCTGCACAGGATTTTGCTTCCAGGTTTCTGGAAAAGCATTTGCCTGACACAAACCTGACCTGTGTAACCATTAGTCCGAAGATGATGGAGAAGGTGATGAATCTGGAAGTGGATGGTGAACAAGACATGATGGAGATGATTTCAAAACTGAAGAGTATGCGAATGGTTACGACAGAAGTCAATGGCCAAAAGTACTACAATGAGGCCTTAAAAGTCCTCGAGAAAAACTCTGGAAGGTTTGAACCGTATCTCTCGTTTGAGGATAAATCTGAGAATTATCAGATTATGATACGTAAAAAGAAGAACGCAATTATTGAATTGGTGATGTTAATGCGTGAAGCGGATAACTTTACGGTGATTAACTTTACCGGAAATATGAGTCAGGATTTTATAGCCAGACTTGCAAAATCAATGGAGCCTAAAAACTCGTGA
- a CDS encoding YgjP-like metallopeptidase domain-containing protein, whose product MAGNKEYSDKELGKIIIRENVRARRIVMRTRPEALYVTVPCGVQMEEVQGVIDKFRVKLVLSRKKVARKRIDLDYRIDSEFFKLSLISGRQSKFLAHSESGKTEIICPPTANFDDEELQSWLRKVIGEALRRNAKYILPARLEKLSEHYNLPYESLKINSSQGRWGSCSVRKSINLSYYLLLLPSHLMDYVMLHELAHTVELNHSEKFWAILDKMTWGQSLELREALREYTTDF is encoded by the coding sequence ATGGCAGGAAATAAAGAGTATTCAGACAAGGAATTGGGCAAAATAATTATCAGAGAAAATGTCCGTGCTAGACGTATTGTGATGCGTACTCGTCCAGAAGCACTCTATGTAACTGTTCCTTGTGGCGTGCAAATGGAGGAGGTGCAGGGTGTTATCGATAAATTTAGAGTTAAGCTGGTTCTTTCCAGAAAGAAAGTAGCGCGTAAACGAATTGATCTTGACTATCGCATCGATAGTGAGTTTTTTAAACTATCATTAATTAGTGGACGCCAAAGTAAGTTTCTGGCCCATTCAGAGTCTGGAAAAACGGAAATTATCTGCCCTCCCACAGCAAATTTTGATGATGAAGAGTTGCAGTCCTGGCTACGAAAAGTGATTGGAGAGGCGCTCCGCCGGAATGCAAAATATATATTGCCTGCTCGTCTTGAAAAGCTCTCAGAACATTATAATCTGCCTTACGAATCACTGAAGATCAATTCCAGTCAGGGAAGATGGGGTAGTTGTTCTGTGCGTAAAAGCATTAATCTCTCATATTACCTTCTCTTGCTTCCTTCACATCTCATGGATTATGTAATGCTTCATGAATTAGCTCATACTGTGGAGCTTAATCATAGTGAGAAATTTTGGGCTATTCTTGACAAGATGACATGGGGACAGTCTCTTGAGTTACGGGAGGCTCTGCGAGAATATACCACTGATTTCTAG
- a CDS encoding deoxyribodipyrimidine photo-lyase, translating to MKNRSRLLQQGTPGTGNVLYWMSREQRASNNPGLIFAANLAKERGKHLEVLFVLDDTFPEANQRSFSFLLEGLQETKTTLESLNIPFNLRLGNIPSIIISYLHLHKNALLVIDFNPLHHALAWKKELLSSLSIPIYEVDGHNIVPCWIASEKQEFAARTFRPKINRHLYEFLYPMPENETLRQEYSFIPETTDWKEILSSLKIDRSVEPVKKSSGETAARKTLQTFIHERIGRYATERNHIETDGCSGLSPYLHFGQISALEIALKVMNDTPADANREAFLEQLIVRRELAENFCYHNPDYDSFDGFPSWAKKTLLQHQRDEREHLYSLADFEQARTHDELWNKTQSVLVKSGTMHNYLRMFWGKKILEWSPSAEEAMQIAVYLNDKYQLDGRDPNGYTGCAWCIGGVHDRPWFNRPIFGNIRYMGANKFKNKQPFDPNLETE from the coding sequence ATGAAAAATCGTAGTCGTTTACTACAACAGGGTACTCCGGGTACGGGGAATGTTCTATATTGGATGAGTCGTGAGCAGCGTGCAAGCAATAATCCGGGGTTAATCTTTGCAGCAAATCTGGCTAAAGAGAGAGGTAAACACCTTGAAGTTCTTTTCGTACTTGACGATACCTTTCCTGAAGCCAACCAGCGGAGTTTTTCATTCCTTCTGGAAGGGCTACAGGAAACAAAAACAACACTGGAATCACTGAATATTCCTTTCAATCTTCGTCTGGGAAATATTCCATCTATAATAATCAGCTATTTACATCTTCATAAAAATGCCCTATTGGTAATAGACTTCAACCCTTTACATCACGCTTTGGCCTGGAAAAAGGAACTGCTATCTTCTCTTTCCATTCCTATTTACGAAGTTGATGGTCATAACATTGTGCCTTGCTGGATAGCTTCCGAAAAGCAGGAATTCGCAGCACGCACATTTCGTCCGAAGATAAACAGACATTTATACGAGTTCCTTTATCCGATGCCGGAGAATGAAACACTTAGACAGGAATATTCATTTATTCCTGAAACTACTGACTGGAAAGAAATACTTTCTTCTTTGAAGATTGATCGCAGCGTTGAGCCTGTAAAAAAGTCTTCCGGTGAAACTGCTGCACGGAAAACATTGCAAACATTTATCCATGAACGAATAGGGCGTTATGCAACAGAACGTAATCACATCGAAACAGATGGTTGTTCCGGGCTCTCGCCATATCTTCATTTCGGTCAGATATCTGCCCTTGAAATTGCTTTGAAGGTGATGAATGATACTCCAGCCGATGCAAACAGGGAGGCCTTCCTGGAACAGCTGATTGTACGAAGAGAATTGGCAGAGAATTTCTGTTATCACAACCCTGATTACGATTCATTCGATGGATTTCCTTCTTGGGCGAAGAAAACATTGCTTCAACATCAGCGCGATGAACGGGAACATCTTTACTCACTTGCAGATTTTGAACAAGCCCGAACTCACGATGAGCTATGGAATAAGACGCAGAGCGTCTTGGTAAAAAGCGGAACAATGCATAATTACCTGCGGATGTTCTGGGGGAAAAAGATTCTGGAATGGTCGCCGTCAGCAGAAGAAGCCATGCAGATAGCCGTCTATCTTAATGACAAGTACCAATTGGATGGCAGAGACCCCAACGGATATACCGGATGTGCCTGGTGCATCGGCGGAGTTCACGACCGCCCCTGGTTTAACCGACCTATTTTCGGTAACATTCGTTACATGGGAGCCAATAAGTTTAAAAATAAGCAACCTTTCGACCCTAATCTGGAGACCGAGTAA
- a CDS encoding RNA polymerase sigma factor, translated as MQEISFRNNILPLKDKLFRLALRITFDRAEAEDVVQDTMIRAWNKRDEWSQLESIEAYCLTVCRNLAIDRSQKMDAQNVELTPEHEQTVVASGPYEQLVSAERMNLIHQLINELPEKQRAIMQLRDIEGKGYKEISEVLNLTEDQVKVNLFRARQKIKTRYTDIENYGL; from the coding sequence ATGCAAGAAATCAGCTTCCGAAACAACATATTGCCGCTGAAAGATAAACTCTTTCGGTTGGCCCTTAGGATTACCTTTGATAGGGCTGAAGCAGAAGATGTGGTTCAGGATACAATGATTAGGGCCTGGAACAAACGTGATGAGTGGTCACAACTGGAATCGATTGAAGCTTATTGTTTGACTGTTTGTAGAAACTTAGCAATTGATCGAAGCCAGAAGATGGATGCTCAAAATGTAGAACTGACACCAGAACATGAACAAACGGTTGTAGCATCAGGCCCTTATGAGCAATTAGTGAGTGCTGAACGAATGAATCTGATTCACCAATTGATCAACGAATTACCCGAAAAGCAACGCGCTATAATGCAGCTTCGGGATATTGAGGGGAAAGGTTATAAAGAGATATCGGAAGTATTGAATCTGACAGAGGACCAGGTTAAAGTGAACCTCTTCAGAGCAAGACAAAAGATAAAAACAAGATATACAGACATTGAGAATTATGGATTATAA